A part of Longimicrobium sp. genomic DNA contains:
- a CDS encoding uracil-DNA glycosylase has protein sequence MSDPRDLLRSYLRQRAELGDAELILDRHSAGELRELLSPRGQGTGDRGQRETSPPRPDAAPVRVETPPAPRRAAPAEGDRPHVRAGAPPPGETPMRPARDAPSRGVSADEIAALPVLDSVRQIALGCPRCRLAETRTRVVFGEGSETAQLMAVGEAPGENEDRQGRPFVGKAGKLLDLLLMTAGFPRDDVYICNVLKCRPPGNRNPLPDEVEACSPYLLKQVELVGPRVIVAFGTFAAQTLLGTDLSIGRMRGKLHQYRGIPVVPTYHPAALLRNPGWVRAVWDDLQRARAVLDRPV, from the coding sequence GTGAGCGACCCGCGCGACCTCCTGCGCAGCTACCTGCGCCAGCGCGCGGAGCTGGGCGACGCCGAGCTGATCCTCGACCGCCACTCTGCGGGCGAGCTGCGGGAGCTCCTTTCGCCGAGGGGACAGGGGACAGGGGACAGGGGACAGCGGGAGACGTCTCCGCCGCGTCCCGATGCGGCGCCCGTACGTGTGGAGACGCCGCCCGCGCCGCGTCGCGCCGCGCCGGCGGAGGGGGATCGCCCGCATGTCCGCGCGGGCGCCCCGCCGCCGGGGGAGACGCCGATGCGGCCCGCGCGCGACGCGCCGTCGCGCGGGGTTTCGGCGGACGAAATCGCCGCGCTTCCCGTACTCGATTCCGTGCGCCAGATTGCACTCGGCTGCCCGCGCTGCCGGCTGGCCGAGACGCGCACCCGCGTGGTCTTCGGCGAGGGGAGCGAGACGGCGCAGCTGATGGCTGTGGGCGAGGCGCCGGGCGAGAACGAGGACCGCCAGGGGCGTCCCTTCGTGGGCAAGGCGGGAAAGCTGCTCGACCTCCTGCTGATGACCGCCGGCTTCCCGCGCGACGACGTCTACATCTGCAACGTGCTCAAGTGCCGCCCGCCGGGAAATCGCAACCCCCTTCCCGACGAGGTGGAGGCGTGCAGCCCGTATCTCCTCAAGCAGGTGGAGCTGGTGGGGCCGCGGGTGATCGTGGCCTTCGGCACCTTCGCGGCGCAGACGCTGCTGGGCACCGACCTCTCCATCGGCCGGATGCGGGGGAAGCTGCACCAGTACCGCGGCATCCCCGTCGTTCCGACCTATCACCCCGCCGCGCTGCTGCGCAACCCGGG
- a CDS encoding DNA-directed RNA polymerase subunit omega: MRVVTPGQAARHTGSKYLGVLVAAKMARHLNELRRGELMEDPTVSGAEPREKLTTVALEQVRQGTTEHRLVKRRRPSDAL; this comes from the coding sequence ATGAGGGTGGTCACTCCGGGCCAGGCGGCCCGACACACCGGCAGCAAGTACCTGGGCGTCCTGGTGGCCGCGAAGATGGCGCGCCACCTGAACGAGCTGCGCCGCGGCGAGCTGATGGAGGACCCCACCGTCTCGGGCGCCGAGCCGCGCGAGAAGCTGACCACCGTCGCCCTCGAGCAGGTGCGGCAGGGGACCACCGAGCACCGGCTGGTCAAGCGGCGCCGCCCCTCCGACGCGCTGTAA
- the coaBC gene encoding bifunctional phosphopantothenoylcysteine decarboxylase/phosphopantothenate--cysteine ligase CoaBC → MAGAREARRPFAGRRVLLGVTGGIAAYKAVQLARDLALAGSGVDVVMTAGALEFVRPLTFEALTGRPAHTSLYPSGDPNLHIRLAREADLVLVAPATANFLARAAHGMADDLLAAVLLATDAPVVLCPAMNDRMYAHAATQDNLLRLREIGYVLAGPAVGPLAWGEGEGPGRMLETDEILAYAGRALERQTLSGLHVLVTAGPTREAIDPVRYVGNRSSGRMGYEIAAAAWRRGAEVTLVSGPSRLDPPAAVERVEVETAEEMRDAVATALPRADVLVMAAAVADFRPSDPAGEKIKKEAGGVPTIALERTPDVLRDTRGERKQDAVIVGFALETQNAVDNGRKKLESKGLDLLVVNDAREPGAGFEVATNRVTLLQPGRDGEELPLMSKAAVADEILDRVEALLQAKRAS, encoded by the coding sequence GTGGCCGGCGCGCGCGAGGCGCGGCGTCCCTTCGCGGGGCGCCGCGTGCTGCTGGGGGTGACCGGGGGGATCGCGGCGTACAAGGCGGTGCAGCTCGCGCGCGACCTGGCGCTGGCCGGCAGCGGCGTCGACGTGGTGATGACGGCGGGCGCGCTGGAGTTCGTGCGCCCACTGACCTTCGAGGCGCTCACCGGCCGCCCCGCGCACACCTCGCTCTACCCGTCCGGCGACCCCAACCTCCACATCCGCCTGGCGCGCGAGGCCGACCTGGTGCTCGTGGCCCCGGCCACCGCCAACTTCCTCGCCCGCGCCGCGCACGGGATGGCGGACGACCTGCTCGCCGCCGTCCTCCTGGCGACGGACGCGCCCGTGGTGCTCTGCCCCGCGATGAACGACCGCATGTACGCCCACGCCGCCACGCAGGACAACCTGCTGCGGCTGCGGGAGATCGGCTACGTGCTGGCCGGGCCCGCCGTCGGCCCGCTGGCCTGGGGCGAGGGCGAGGGGCCCGGGCGGATGCTGGAGACGGACGAGATCCTGGCGTACGCCGGCCGCGCGCTGGAGCGGCAGACGCTCTCCGGGCTGCATGTCCTCGTCACCGCCGGGCCGACGCGCGAGGCGATCGACCCCGTGCGCTACGTCGGCAACCGCTCGTCGGGGCGGATGGGCTACGAGATCGCCGCCGCGGCGTGGCGGCGCGGCGCGGAGGTGACGCTCGTCTCCGGCCCGTCGCGCCTCGATCCCCCCGCCGCGGTGGAGAGGGTGGAGGTGGAGACGGCGGAGGAGATGCGCGATGCCGTCGCCACGGCGCTCCCGCGGGCCGACGTGCTGGTGATGGCCGCCGCGGTCGCGGACTTCCGCCCCTCCGATCCCGCGGGGGAGAAGATCAAGAAGGAGGCGGGCGGCGTCCCCACGATCGCGCTCGAGCGCACGCCCGACGTGCTGCGCGACACGCGCGGGGAGCGGAAGCAGGACGCCGTGATCGTCGGCTTCGCGCTGGAGACGCAGAACGCGGTGGACAACGGGCGGAAGAAGCTCGAGTCCAAAGGGCTCGACCTCCTCGTGGTCAACGACGCGCGCGAGCCCGGCGCCGGCTTCGAGGTGGCCACGAACCGCGTCACCCTGCTGCAGCCGGGACGCGACGGCGAGGAGCTGCCGCTGATGAGCAAGGCCGCCGTCGCGGACGAGATCCTCGACCGCGTGGAGGCGCTGCTCCAGGCGAAGCGCGCATCGTGA